From a region of the Flexibacter flexilis DSM 6793 genome:
- a CDS encoding M48 family metallopeptidase — protein sequence MMTYKYTIKYSSKRKTLGLIVERDKTITVLAPEGVSEELVNAFVERRKMWLYDKLNFTLKFRQNTIHTPFVSGKSIMYLGKNYKLDITEQEHFEGFRFNNKFLLSKQNQERAEELLAQWYKRKAIEKLKPKIELYAQKLGVSYGKLYFSDLKLRWGSCSPQNNLNFNWKLIKAPAFVIDYIIIHELAHLIELNHTPAFWNIVQIQMPNYQEARTWLKNHGEKILV from the coding sequence ATGATGACTTATAAATACACCATAAAATATTCCTCTAAAAGAAAAACGCTGGGTTTGATAGTGGAAAGAGATAAAACCATCACGGTTTTGGCTCCAGAAGGTGTGTCGGAGGAGTTGGTCAATGCGTTTGTGGAGAGGAGAAAAATGTGGCTTTATGATAAGCTAAATTTTACGTTAAAATTTAGACAAAATACCATTCATACCCCCTTTGTTTCGGGTAAATCTATTATGTATTTGGGCAAAAATTACAAGTTAGATATTACGGAACAAGAACATTTTGAGGGCTTCCGATTTAACAATAAATTCTTGTTGTCCAAGCAAAATCAAGAGAGAGCAGAAGAATTATTGGCGCAATGGTATAAGCGCAAAGCCATCGAAAAACTCAAGCCAAAAATAGAATTATATGCTCAAAAACTGGGCGTAAGTTATGGCAAATTATACTTTAGCGATTTAAAATTGCGTTGGGGTTCTTGCAGTCCACAAAACAACCTTAATTTCAATTGGAAACTCATCAAAGCCCCTGCTTTTGTGATAGATTACATCATCATACACGAACTTGCGCACCTGATAGAGTTGAATCATACGCCTGCTTTTTGGAATATTGTACAAATACAAATGCCTAATTACCAAGAAGCCAGAACTTGGTTAAAAAATCATGGAGAAAAAATTTTAGTTTAA
- a CDS encoding ArdC family protein, with product MNSKNNPTSDVYQRVNELIIERLEQGVAPWQMPWRAELPKNYLSQKAYRGINCFLLNLFNFPKPYFLTFQQAKELGGKVKKNSKSLPVVYWNWLYIDPLTQKSIPNPTPAQKPLLERIPLLRYYNVFNISQIEGVDWKLPDSEPLTPHLPIQTAERLFEFMQPQLPPLRIGGSSAYYAPLLDYIQLPDKHRFIGSEEYYATLFHECIHATGHASRLNRKEVVEASSFGSYSYGVEELTAEMGASF from the coding sequence ATGAACTCCAAAAACAACCCTACGAGTGATGTTTACCAAAGAGTAAACGAACTCATCATTGAACGACTGGAACAGGGCGTGGCACCATGGCAAATGCCTTGGCGAGCAGAACTGCCCAAGAACTACTTGAGCCAAAAGGCTTATCGAGGGATTAACTGCTTCTTGCTCAATCTGTTTAACTTCCCCAAACCCTATTTCCTGACCTTCCAACAGGCCAAAGAACTGGGCGGCAAGGTCAAAAAGAACAGCAAGTCCCTACCTGTGGTGTATTGGAATTGGCTCTACATTGACCCGCTGACGCAAAAGTCCATTCCCAATCCCACGCCTGCGCAAAAGCCCTTGCTGGAGCGTATTCCTTTGTTGCGTTATTACAACGTCTTCAATATCAGCCAAATCGAAGGAGTGGACTGGAAACTACCCGACTCTGAACCCCTGACACCGCACTTGCCGATTCAGACCGCCGAACGCTTGTTTGAATTTATGCAACCACAATTGCCGCCTTTGCGAATCGGAGGCTCTTCGGCCTATTATGCTCCCCTGCTGGATTATATCCAATTGCCTGATAAACATCGTTTTATCGGCTCGGAGGAGTATTATGCCACGCTGTTCCATGAGTGCATCCATGCCACAGGCCACGCCTCCCGCCTCAACCGCAAGGAAGTGGTGGAGGCCAGTTCTTTTGGTTCGTATAGCTATGGGGTGGAGGAATTGACGGCAGAAATGGGGGCGAGTTTCTT